gtgaaaccccatctctactaaaaatacataattagtcaggcatggtgggtggcacctgtaatcccagctacaggagaggctgaagcaggagaatcacttgaacccaggaggaggaggaggctgtagTGActcaagagtgagccactgcactccagcctgggcaacagaccaaaactccatctcaaacaaaaaacagccaggcgcgttggctcacgcctgtaatcccagcactttgggaggccgaggcgggcaggtctgagatggggagatttaggggccatcctggctaacacggtgaaaccccgtctctactaaaatacaaaaattagcccggtgtggtggcgagagcctgtagtcccagctactcagaaggctgaggaaggagaatgggtGTGGAGCCTGGaggcgaggcttgcagtgagcgagatcgccactgcactccagcctggggggacaAGCGAGacctccgtctccaaaaaaagaaacaaaaaacaaagagaaattgaCCAGGGGAGATTGGGGGCCCTGGTTTTACTCCTATGAGTAGCCACTGTGGCTTTGACAGCATATTTTCTAACCCTGTGACAAGTCCATCCCACATTTTTACTATTACCCACGGTAGCTAGGCCTTTAAATACCATCAGTGCAAGGCATCCCAGGGCATGGCCTCGAGGAAAAACTGGTGGAGCCAGGAGCCCTTGAGCCATCGTCACTCAGAGCTCTGCTCTGCTCATGCCTCTCACTGCCCCTCTCCTGCACcaaatcctcaaagacagagtgaCAGCCCTGGCCTTTCCTCTGCAGCCAACTTCCCTTGTCCCTTCTCATCAGTAAGAGAAAGgcaaagggaaggaaaatgaaaagatctaggaaaaacagaaattagagaggattttctttttttttttttttttttttgggcgggtGCTTGCTCTgtcgtctgggctggagtgcagtggcgggatctccagctcactccaagctccgcctcccgagtttgcagccattctcctggctcagcctcccgtcTCTTCGGTTCCCTAAGCCCAGCTATTTTGGGTTTTGTGCATTTTTTAGTGGTGGGGGTTtctgcgtgttagccaggatggtctcgatctcctgacctcatgatccaccgatctcggcctccccaaagtgctgggattacagtgaccTCGCCCGGGTTACAGGTGCTTTTCATGTATTCCTCATGTGTTCCTTTCAGCAGTTCTTGTGAGGAGTTTGATTATCCAGGTCCCATTTCAAGATGCAGGGGCTGAGGAAGGgaattaagtaactttcccagaTTGGGTGTGAAGTGTCAGGTCTGGGATGTGACCTGGTGGCTCAGAGTCCCGGTTCTGGACCCCAGGCCTGGAGCTTGCTATTTCATGTAGCAAGACCACAGCTATGTCTCTGCCAAGCCCGAGGTGAGCCAGAGACCCCAGGTGCAAATTATATTAGACCATTATAGTGCTGAGCCAAAGGAGAAACATGGGGACTGGGGACATAGAAAGGGGCCTCCCTCTTCTTAGCACCAGGAATGCAGAAGCTTGGAGAGGCTTCCCATCACAACTGACATCTGTGGGATATGAGTCTAGGGCAGGATTTTCTGAGACATGGTGCAACTGACATTTGCATATTCTTTGCTGTAGTGACTGTCCTGGAGGATGTTTAGCAGGAATTCTGGCCTCAGCATAGAATGCAAGTAGTATCCCTCCACCCAAGCTTGACAACCAAGCTGTCTCAGATATTGTAAATACCTGAAGGTCATCATGGCCTCTCATGAGAACCACTGGTAGAGATAGCCAGATGGTGCATTGAAGGGAGGAGAAGTCTCCAGGCAGTGAGAGCAACATGCAAGACCCAGCGTGAGCGTGGTATTTAGGAACTTGAGAAGTACTATGCGTAGGCTGGTGCCAGAGCCACGTATGAGGGAGGAGAGACATGCATGGCTCAAGGCCACAGTGTTCCAAGCTTCGGTCTTATAACCATGTTGAGGGAGGAATGGCAGGATCGGCATTGTCTTGCAAAGAAGGCCGAGAGTTCAAAGAGACATATGACTTAGCTAGATCCTGCCAGGGAATGTGGCCCTGGGGCTCCGCCCAGTGGGTGTGGAGAACCACAGGGGGCCACGTCATACCCTGTCACCCTGCCCAGCAGGGTAGTCCTTTGAGGTAGCTTTCCAGGCGTGGATGGACACCAGTGGAGCACTCCAGATAGAGAGTATCTCAAGGGCTCTCACGGGATCCCTTCCtgggagaaacagaaatagataATGGCCCCACGTGTGGTCAGTGCCCTCCACGTGGCCTGCATGGAGCATTTCAGAGTCCTGGTCTTGGTGGCATCTCACATCCACAAATGGGGGTTggtactgaggctcagagtgggcAGTGAGTCCAAGGTCCCATGGCCAGTGCAGGCAGAGCAAGGCCAGAAAGAGGCCCTGAGCCCTTGAGCTTTCCCCGGAGACCTCTCAGAGTCTCCGAGTTCTTGCTGGCTGGAGTCAGGCAGAGAAGCTTGCCCACAGCCCACAGCAGCTTCCCAGGGCTCACCCTCACGTTTCTTCAGAAGCAAGCAGCTCATGGTTAGCCCATGGGGCTCTGCTAAGACCCTGGCCTGTGGTCAGCTCAGCTCCAAGACTCCAGGCTGAGAAGGGACTCCTATGTCCTCTAGTCCAGCCTTGGTCTGGAGCCCCCTTTGCGGCCTTGCCTTCTCCACATGATGAGGAACTTGCCCCCAGCTCAGACCGCCTACGAACATTTCTGTTTGTTCCTTGTGCTGGATGCTGAGACAGATGGATGGCCAGTCACAGCCTTGACTTTCAGAGGGCTCACAGTCTAGGGTGGAGGACAGCGTGGATGAGCCCCTTACCATCTATCTGGGGAGGTCCACTCTTTCCTGTGGAAAGAGAGGGGGACGCCCAGGATCCAGTGCGCTGGAGAAGGGAAGCATTTCCTTCCATCTCTAGAGGCCAGTGATGCTGCACAGGAGAGCACTGACCTGCAACATCCTTAACAAGATGAAGGAAAGGGGCTCCATTTATCAAGCATCTCCTACCCACTCTGCACTGGTGGTAGAATAGAGGCTTATTTCTCATGCACATAAAAGTTAATTGGCGTGTTGATGAGAGACCTCGGCTACCTGCCAGGGGCTCTGccctcttcctctcccactcATGGCCCCCAAGGTCACTCCACACCAGGGGGAGGCACCACCAGGGAAAAAGAGAGTAGAGAATTGTGCAGGAGGGTCTCTGGGCCAGACCTCTATGGGGCTGGCATCACTCCACTTCCATCCCGTTGGCTAGAGTACAAATAAGACTGGAGATGTCGTCTGTCCAGGCAGAAGAAATGGATTGGGTGAGCGGCTGCTGGTTTCTGACACACGtccacacatgcgtgcacacacatgcacacacacacgtgaccTCTGCCACCCCCAGTGGAAGAAGGGTTTATTTAGCTCTGATTTGtagctctggaagctgaggcttaAGGGAGAATTCTGGCCAGGCTAACCCTGAATGGCCGGCTCTTTAGCATCCGTTGTCCACTCCTGCCCCCTAGTGGAGAACTGCTCCTTCTCTGAGCTGAAGTCCTCCCAGCGCTTGTGCCTGCTGGCCCCAGTCCTGTCTCCTGGTGCCTCACAGAGACCCTGGCTCCCACCCTAGGGGAGCCCAGTGGGGGCTGTGTGCCCCCCAAGTCAGCTCCCCCCAGCACCTCACCTTCCTCCACAGATAGAGATTGGGGGCCGCTTTGCAGATAGAGATTGGGGGCCGCTGCCGAGTGTTCCATGCACCCTCGCCTGCCTTATTCACAGGGCTCTGCCTGTGCCGTATCAGAGAACATGGTCTGACCCTGAGCTCTTTTCAAGCCTCTGAGCCATCGTGATAGCCCCTCTTCCTGCACTTTGTCCCTGGCccattttcttatctgcaaaatagagAGAAGCCCAACCCCTGCTCTAGCCATGACCGTGGAACCGAGATATCTCCCAGGTCATGAGAACCTGGGGCTGTGGAGGCTTGGACCCCGGGCTGGACCAGGACCCTAAGGTCCCAGTGGCCACCCTCTCCTCATGACAGGGTTACAGCTATCCAGACCGGCTGGTGCTTGACCAGGGAGGAGAGATCTTTAAAACCTTACACTACCTCAGCAACCTCATCCAGAGCATTAAGACGCCCCTGGGCACCAAAGAGAACCCCGCCCGGGTCTGCAGGGACCTCATGGACTGTGAGCAGAAGATGGTGGATGGTGAGAAAGCTTCCTGCCGGGGGTGGGAGCAACTGGCGTCGGGGAGCTCGGGCAGGTGGAGTATTTGATTTCCGCCTCATTCTGGCTGAGTTTTTGTCCTCGGTGAGACAGACACACTGGCAGTCATTTATTCACTCGACAGTCACAGAGCCTCACAATATACCAAACTTTGTGCTTCCTGGGGTGGGGGGAATACAGAGGAGTGGTCCCACCCTTCCAGAGCCCCCAGATCCACATGCTGGGAATGACCATTTCAGTGCAAAGAGACAAGAGCTCTGGCAGAAAAAGCCCCTGAGGCTATAAGAGTCCTCACCCCCAGGCCCATCCTGTCACAGGCTCCTGGGCGAGCCAGGATTTCCCCCTTTCTGAGCATGAGGACTCTCCTCTCTCATGTGTGAGCTGATGTGCTGTGAAGGACAAGCTGAGCCAGACAGACCTGAGTTCCAATGTCAGTCCTGCCTCAAACTGGGTCTGTGAGCTGGGGTAAGCCATGGCCGCCCCTACCTCCTCTGTACAAGCGGCTGGGTCTAGATGGCCGGTTGTTCCACTCTTAAGCTGCAAAGCCTTTGGCTTCCTGAGAAGGCCAGTGGGGAGCCATATGTGAGCAGCAGCGCTGCCCGATGGGGTGGGAGCCCTGACTCCTACCCTCCCCTGGCCGGCCCTAGGAGGAGCCCTAGGCCTGAAGAATCCATTCGACTAGATGATCCCCAGTCCCTTGTGCAAGTGGCCCAGCCTCTCTCAATGTCAGttgtctcctctgtaaaatggataccTCCCAGTAGCAACATAGGCAAGTACTTAGCCCTATGACCCCCTTCTTGGGGCTCTGCCAGCTCTGAGCTCTGCCCAGAAGGTTTCCTTCGATCTCTTGGTTGGAGGAATCCCTTTTCTGCCCACCCACCCTGACTTCATGCTCACCTGGGGCTCGGCAGGTCACAAGATGCAGGGTCCATCTGCAGAACCAAGGTCTGGGCTCATCCCCAGATACGTACATCACCTCCATCCCACACTGCCTGCAGGTACCTACTGGGTGGATCCAAACCTTGGCTGCTCATCCGACACCATCGAAGTCTCCTGCAACTTCACGCATGGTGGACAGACGTGTCTCAAACCCATCACGGCCTCCAAGGTACCCATCAGCTCTCGCACTGCCCCTCAGGCTGTCTCTCTCTATCCCCAGCCTGCCCTGGCCACAACCAACCCAGGTTCTGTTCCGAGCTGTGCCTGTCTTACTGCATGCCCTTGGGAAAGTTTTCTCCTCCTTccgagactcagtttccttatctataaattgGGAGTGAGTCAGACTAATCTGTGGTTTCCAAACCCTTTCGAGTCATATGATGCTGATGATTCTTTCTTCAAATAGAATCTTCTGCCTAATCTCTAAAGCAGAGcagttggccaagctggcctggCTTGGGGAACCATGAATCATACtcgtgaaataaaagagaaaactagcGTGATGTTCAGCTGAAGCATGTTGCATGAATTGTGTATGCAGATACTTAACTCATGTTCAGTGCCTGCATGCCACGTGCCTGTTTCTGGGCTGAGCATTTTAGGTGGTAGAGGGTCACTGAACAACACACCAAGGCAGGTGGCACATGGGACCTGACAGCTCCCTCGTGCAGGGGTCCTCAGTGGATTGTGGGTCTGTAGTTCCACTAAGCCTTCTGAATTTGGGGGCAATTTATGCCACAGTGAGAAGCTGCTCTGGCTTCAGGGGAAAGGAATCCTCCCATTTCATCAGCCACACGCCCTGGGAGATGCCTTGTGCTGACTGGGTCAGACTGGCAGTTTGCGAATCTCTAGGAGAGGCAGCCAGCCAGTTGCCAGGTCTTTGCTGGGTCCCTATCATGTGCCAGGCCCTCAGCCAGGACAGGGAAGTCAGACTCGAAACTGCCCGTTCGGCCAGAGCTCACTGTCCAGCAGGGACTTGGTGGCCTCCACAGGCTCTCTTCCCTGGTGACTCGAAGGTTTTGGGGTCACGCAGCAAACCTGCCTAGCAGAGGGGTGAGGCTGGAGTTGGCGCCTGGGTTGGCAGCGTGAATGGCCGACTGGGTCGCCTTCCCCATCAGAAACAATGGCAGTGAGAGGCCCTGGCTCTGTGTGGGAAAGCGCTGAAGCCGTAAATCCTGCCCTGTTGTTTGTTCTCAGGTCTGCCATTTCCGGcagcaccccaccccacctcacagGGGTCTTGGGACTTAGGAAGGGTCTAGAAAGCACCTCTTATTTCCTCTGCACTCCATGAGCCTCTCAGTCTTGGGCAAAACCCTCTCCCTCGCTGAGCCCCTGGATCCTGGCTCAGCCCAAAGACCCCCGATACAGTAGGGGAGTGGATCAGATGACATCAAGACCTTTGAAGCTCTGGCTCTGGACTCAGGCAGGCCCTTCCCGCTTACACAGCCAAGAACCTGTGAGACCAGCTCACGCAGACCTTAGTTTCCCTGTCTATCAAGGGGGCACACGTCTGGGAGCATATCAGGAAATGCTTGCCCGGAAGGGGCCTATCCCTGTTCCCTCGTTAGAGAAGCGGGGAACTCTTGGTGTGTGTGTTGCGGGGGGCGGGCAGTCTGAGCCGCTCACTGCCGTTGCTTCTCTACAGGTCGAGTTTGCCATCAGCCGGGTCCAGATGAATTTCCTGCACCTGCTAAGCTCTGAGGTGACCCAGCATATCACCATCCACTGCCTTAACATGACTGTGTGGCAGGAGGGCACTGGGCAGACCCCAGCCAAGCAGGCCGTGCGCTTCCGGGCCTGGAACGGACAGATTTTTGAAGCTGGGGGTCAGTTCCGGCCCGAGGTGTCCATGGATGGCTGCAAGGTAACTCTCAGAGCCCCTCCTAGACCCCTCATGTGGGGACAACTGGAAAAACACCTGTTTGGAAAAATGTGTTTCTCTTATAAGATCATATCTAACATTTTATACTATAATATATTAATGTGAtagatataattttatctttgtgtAATATAACAGTTTTCTAAAACCGTTTTTATTCACTTTCCTCTCTGGGAAGCTCTGAGGGGAGGTCTGGGCTGGTAAAAATTCTTTGGGCTGGTAGATGTTATGCTTACTTGCAAGGCTCTTTCAAAGAAGATATGTTtcttctccctgctcccaccctaGTCAGGCTAATTTCTTCTCAATGTATGTTTTGGTCATTTTCAA
Above is a window of Papio anubis isolate 15944 chromosome 13, Panubis1.0, whole genome shotgun sequence DNA encoding:
- the LOC116270059 gene encoding collagen alpha-1(XXVII) chain-like, whose amino-acid sequence is MDCEQKMVDGTYWVDPNLGCSSDTIEVSCNFTHGGQTCLKPITASKVEFAISRVQMNFLHLLSSEVTQHITIHCLNMTVWQEGTGQTPAKQAVRFRAWNGQIFEAGGQFRPEVSMDGCKIQDGRWHQTLFTFRTQEPQQLPIVSVDNLPPASSGKQYRLEVGPACFL